The following are encoded in a window of Oncorhynchus mykiss isolate Arlee chromosome 11, USDA_OmykA_1.1, whole genome shotgun sequence genomic DNA:
- the dgcr6 gene encoding protein DGCR6 (The RefSeq protein has 1 substitution compared to this genomic sequence), with protein MESYPAVYEEQNDSTKQQERHYYLLSELQTLVKDLPSSFQQRLSYTTLSDLAQALIDGTVYDIVQGLLDIQHLTERNLYNQRQKLHCEHRALKQDLIRKHKEALQVCKSHNLAVMKTNQQGETEALEIRVREEQRMMDEKIVVEMDQKVIDQQNTLEMAGVPGFYITTNPQELTMQINLLELILKLQQKESQSGVLS; from the exons ATGGAGAGTTATCCTGCGGTATACGAAGAGCAGAATGATTCTACAAAACAACAAGAGAGACATTACTACTTACTTTCAGAACTACAAACCCTTGTCAAAGATTTGCCCAG CTCCTTTCAGCAGCGCCTGTCCTACACCACACTGAGTGACCTGGCTCAGGCACTCATAGATGGAACAGTGTATGATATAGTACAGGGACTCCTGGACATCCAGCACCTGACTGAGAGGAATCTGTACAACCAGAGACAAAAGCTACACTGTGAGCATCGAG CACTCAAGCAGGATTTGGTTCGTAAGCATAAAGAAGCCCTACAGGTTTGCAAGTCCCACAACCTTGCAGTTATGAAAACCAATCAACAAGGAGAAACTGAG GCTCTGGAGATTCGAGTGAGAGAGGAGCAAAGGATGATGGATGAGAAGATTGTGGTGGAGATGGACCAAAAGGTGATAGACCAGCAAAACACCTTGGAGATGGCTGGAGTCCCAGGGTTTTACATAACCACCAATCCCCAG GAGCTGACGATGCAGATTAACCTGCTTGAACTGATACTTAAACTTCAACAGAAAGAGTCCCAGTCAGGAGTTCTGTCAtga